Within the Corallococcus exiguus genome, the region CGGCCGCGAGCGCCCATGGCCCGCGCGTCGTGGGCGTGGTGCTGACCGGCGCGCTGGACTGCGGCACCGGTGGCCTCCTGGCGGTGAAGCGGGAGGGGGGGCTGGCGGTGGTGCAGGACCCGCGCGACGCGCTCTGTCCGGACATGCCCCGGAGTGCGATGGAGTTCGTGGCGGTGGACCACTGCGTGCCCCTGGAGGGCATGGGCGCGCTGCTGACGCGGCTGGTGGCCACGCCCGCCGCGCCGCGCTCGCGCAAGCGGTCGCGGCAGGTGGAGACGGAGGTGAAGGCGATGAAGGTGGACATCCCCTCCATGGACGACCCGCCCTCCCCGCTGGAGTACGCGAAGCCCTCCTATTACGGCTGCCCCGACTGTGGCGGCGTGCTCTTCGAACTGGAGGAGGACGGCCTGCTGCGCTTTCGCTGCCGCACGGGCCATGCGTACACGGCGGAGGCGTTGTCCGGCTCGCAGCAGAACCAGTTGGACGGCGCGATGTGGGCCGCGCTGCGCGCGCTGGAGGAGAGCGCGTCCCTGTCGCGCCGGCTGGCGATGCAGGCCCGGCAGCGCAGCCATGAACATTCCGCGCTGCGCTTCGACGAGCGCGCCCGCACGGCCGAGGCCCAGGTGCAGCTGCTACGTCAGGCGGTGCTCGCGGCGCCTCCGTCCGGCGTCGCGTCCGCGGAGTCCAGGCTCCCCGACGAGCCGAAGCAGCTGAGCTGAGGTCCCAGGGTCAGCGCGCTCCGCCGCGTGGCGGGGCGGGAGCGGCCTTCAGCGCGGGGAAGGTGAGCGTGAACACCGCGCCCCCTTCCGGGCGGTTGGCCGCGGTGAGCGTGCCGCCCGCTTGCGTCACCACGCCGTGGGCCATGGACAGTCCCAGGCCGGTGCCCTTGTCGCCCTTGGTGGTGAAGAAGGGCTTGAAGATGTTGAGCAGGTGCTCCTCCGGGATGCCGGTGCCCTCGTCCTCCACCGTGAGCCGCACCGCCCTTCCGAACCGGAAGGCCCGCAGGCGGATGGCGCCGCCCCGGGGCATCGCGTCGCGCGCGTTGATGATCAGGTTGATGACGACGTAGCGCAGCTCCATGGCGGAACCCGACACGTGGGGAAGCCCCTCGGGCAGCTCCACGTCCAGGCGCAGGGAGTGGCCGCCCTGGCGCGCCTGGTGCTCGATGCCTCCCCGGACGATGTCCACCGCGTCGCGGACCACGCCCGTCAACTGGACGCGCTCCAGCACGGTGCCGGGCTTGCTGCGGGAGAAGGCCTGGAGCCGCTCCACGCGCGCCTCCGCGTCGGACACAACGTGCGTGAGCGCGTCCAGGTGCTGCTGGCCCTGGCCCGCGGGGTCCACGTCGCGCTGGAGCAGCTCCAGCCGCAGCCGCATGGCGTTGAGCGTGGCGCGCAGGTCGTGCGCGATGCCCGCCGCCAGCTCCCCCAGGGCGCGCACCTTCTCGCGCTCCAGCAGGGTGGCGCGCGCGTTCGCCAGCTCCTCCTCGGCGCGCGCCTGTTCGGTGATGTCGCGCGCGAGCATCAGCACCTGCCCCTGCATGTTGCCGGTGACGCGCTCGGCGCGCACCTCCAGCACCCGGGGCTGGGCCTCCCGCGCCTGCCGGTAGCGGGTGACGCGCGTGACGCCTTCGGGATGCGCGAGCACCGCCGCCGCCTCCGCCTGGCCTACGTCGCGCAGGGCCATCCGCTCCGCGCCGTCCTCCTCGCGCCGCCAGGGACCGCGCAGCCGCCCCAGCACGTGCCAGCGCCTGTTGGCCAGCACCACGCTGGTGGCGTTCATCACCGCGAGCGCGCTGTCGCTGGTCTCCAGAGCCCAGCGCGACAGCTTGTAGGTGATGACCTGGCGCCGGGTGTGCTCCCCCAACTTGCGCACCAGGGCGGTGTGCTTCTTCATGAGCTCGCGGTACTTGCCCAGGAGTCCCTGGGACTCCCGGACGCTGGGGCCCGGGACGGCGGAGGGCGGGGGCTCGCGGCGGGGGCTCATGCCTTGAGCTTCTCCTGCAGGGTCCGGTTCTCCTCAAGGAGGGCGGTGGCCCGGGTGGTGTCCTCGAAGAGGATGATGGAGCCCAGCACGTGCGTGTCGGTGATGAGCGGCGTGGCCACCAGCGTGGCGCTGCCCTTACCTCCGTGCGGCAACTGGTAGGCGATGCCCTCCAGGCGCAGCGAGCGCTTCTCCTGCAGGTGGCGGCGCAGCTTGAGCAGCAGCGCGCGCTTCAGCGCGGGCACGTGCAGGGACCACAAGAGCTGGCCCACCGTTTCGCGCTCGGTGAGGCCCAGCAGCCGCTCCGCGGCTAGGTTCCAGGTGGTGATGCGGCCGTCGCCGTCCAGCACCAGCACCGCGGCGGAGAGCGTGCGGATGATGGTTCGCTGGCAGAAGGTGAGCGCGTCCATCTCCAGCGTGCGGTGCGCCAGCTCGCGGTTGGTGGCGTCCAGCTCCGAGTTGGCGGACTGCAGCTCCTCGTTGGTCGTCTCCAGCTCCTCGTTGGTGGACTGGAGCTCCTCGTTGGTCGTCTGCAGCTCCTCGTTCGCGGACTGGAGCTCCTCGTTGGTCGTCTCCAGCTCCTCGTTGGACGCGCGCAGTTCCTCCGTGGAGGACTGCATCCGCAGCTGCATGGCCTGCAGTTCCTCCTGCGCCGCGCGCAGGTTCTGCTCCACGCCGCGCAGGTGGGAGATGTCGTGGACGATGTACAGCAGGCCCTGCCGGCCGCCCCCTGCTTCGCGCAGGGGCACCACCTGGATGCGCAGGGCGAGGGCCTCGCCGTTGGCGATCTCCAGCATCCCGTCGGCCGTCTCCCGCTCGGAGTTGCCGGAGCGCACGCGCTGACTCTGTTCGACGAGCAGGTCGCCGCTGAGGCCCGCCAGGCCCAGCGTGGCCAACCTCTTGCCCAG harbors:
- a CDS encoding chemotaxis protein CheB is translated as MQRHDIIVIGASMGGVEALTALVRQLPGDLAACVLLVLHVPAQHRSYLPEILTRSGPLPAHHPQDGEGLEPGRIYVAPNDRHLLVEPGRVRVMKGPKENGHRPAVDPLFRSAASAHGPRVVGVVLTGALDCGTGGLLAVKREGGLAVVQDPRDALCPDMPRSAMEFVAVDHCVPLEGMGALLTRLVATPAAPRSRKRSRQVETEVKAMKVDIPSMDDPPSPLEYAKPSYYGCPDCGGVLFELEEDGLLRFRCRTGHAYTAEALSGSQQNQLDGAMWAALRALEESASLSRRLAMQARQRSHEHSALRFDERARTAEAQVQLLRQAVLAAPPSGVASAESRLPDEPKQLS
- a CDS encoding sensor histidine kinase; this encodes MSPRREPPPSAVPGPSVRESQGLLGKYRELMKKHTALVRKLGEHTRRQVITYKLSRWALETSDSALAVMNATSVVLANRRWHVLGRLRGPWRREEDGAERMALRDVGQAEAAAVLAHPEGVTRVTRYRQAREAQPRVLEVRAERVTGNMQGQVLMLARDITEQARAEEELANARATLLEREKVRALGELAAGIAHDLRATLNAMRLRLELLQRDVDPAGQGQQHLDALTHVVSDAEARVERLQAFSRSKPGTVLERVQLTGVVRDAVDIVRGGIEHQARQGGHSLRLDVELPEGLPHVSGSAMELRYVVINLIINARDAMPRGGAIRLRAFRFGRAVRLTVEDEGTGIPEEHLLNIFKPFFTTKGDKGTGLGLSMAHGVVTQAGGTLTAANRPEGGAVFTLTFPALKAAPAPPRGGAR